The following nucleotide sequence is from Salvia miltiorrhiza cultivar Shanhuang (shh) chromosome 7, IMPLAD_Smil_shh, whole genome shotgun sequence.
ttctgattttgatttttgatacCAACAGGAAAAAACTCTAATTTACTATTGATGTAAACGTCGGAATACATGTTTCAATCTATAAGTTCAATATAAAGCCTTTAAAAACTGTAAAAGAGCTAGACAATGCTCAAATATAACATAAATTGTGTAaacaaaaatcaataaattattactcccaccgtcccaatagtaatgtttcactttcctttttgggacgttccaatataaatgtctcattccttttttagcaatatattttctctctctctatacctaatatttaaataattttcaccaattaggaatgtaaacgaatcgaatcgaatatcattgGATTCGATTCATATTCGTGAAAATAATTGCATATTCGAATCAGTGTTTGAATATGTTTCGAATCTTATTTACTATTTGTATTCGATTCGTATACTGATTCGCGAATACTCGAATTGAATCAAATATTCGTTTCAATTTTTACAAgtgtattttaaataacataaatcgaatatttaaataaaaaattcctATTATTCTATTCGACTTTCTACTATTTGATTCGAATCGAATATATTTAATTGACGATTTTGATACagaaaaattctaaaataatatttcaaataaaatactttCATTTGAATTATATTTGGAATCAAAGTCTTTTCAAAgctttgattattattattattattattattattattattattattattattattattattattattattattattattattattattattattattattattattattattattgtttatttttatctaaatgaatattatttttttgtgtattttactttatatctaatttattctttattttttaaaatataaatattatatgtatatatatacatatatttatcgaatattttcgaataccgaatcgaatATCGTAATTCTCGAATAGTATTTGATAactaattgaattaaaaaaaatatatttgtattCCTATTCGAATCATAAAATTTCGTATTCGAAtatcaaaaattcaaattaaataccGAATCGAACCAAAATTATTCGATTCATTTTCATCCCtaccaccaacccactttatctactttttacacatttcttaatctctcaTTCTCTTTTTGACGAtatatattcttgaatttatgaGACACATTTTGTATAAGAAAATGTgctaaattcgtgtatttagaaGCAAATACCCCTATTCTATTAATATGGAGCAGATCAAGGACCCAACCATTGACTTTTCATCATAGGATCCAGTGAAAACCAATTTGTTTCTACATTTGCTGAAACTTCAAAGATTAGAGGTTTAGAGATGGCAGCTTATGCAGCTCTGGTTACTCTTATTAATCTTATGGAGGATATGCAGAATCATCCTCGCCTTTCCCCTTCTCTTGACAACAAACAGATCAAATCTCTTTCTAAAAAGGTCCATTTCTTGCTTAATTTTATTGAGACATACAATTCCCATGGAGGCAGCAAAGAAGCCCAAGATTTGGAGAGAAGAATCGTATCTGCAGCTCAGGAGGCTGAAGATGTGATTGAATCCCGCATCGTGAATCAAATTCTTGGTGATGATGATGGGGAAACAAGTCCCAGTTTCTTgctgaaaaaaataaaagatgcgAGGAAAAAGGTAGTAGAGAAAATACAATACAAGTCCCGCCTAGAGAAAGTATTGGAACAGATGGACTGTATCAAGAAAAAGATGATGAAGATTGAAATGAAAGATGGAATGCGAGATGAACCAGTGCTTGCTACTTCATCCAGACCTCGGCAGACAAGTATGGTGGGATTTGAGGAGGAGCTGATTCAACTGATGGATGTGCTCACCTCACAGAAATCCACTCGGCAGATCATCTCGATCGTCGGCATGGGCGGGGCTGGTAAGACAACACTAACCACAAATGCATTCAAGAATTCACTTATTGAGCAACACTTTGACATTCGTGCTTGGGCTACCGTGTCTCAAGAATATAGTGCCAGAGACATTCTTTCACAGCTTCTTTCTCATCTAGGACATTCGAGAGACGAAAATGATAGTGAATTAGGAGAACAGCTGTACAAAATGTTGTTAGGTAAAAGATATCTTATTGTGTTAGATGATATGTGGAGCATCAATGCTTGGGATGAAATAAGATTTTCCTTACCAGATAATGGCACTAGAAGTCGAGTTGTTATAACCACTAGGCTATCAAACCTGGCTAGTCATGTTGGCTCTTCCTCTTTTGTATTGAAAACTTTAGACAAGGATGAAAGCTGGAAGTTGTTCTGTGAAAAGGCATTTGGAGAAGATGATTGCCCCCCGGAGCTACTCGAAATTGGAAAGGAGATTGTAGAACAATGCCAAGGACTTCCGCTGTCAATTGTTGTGATTGGAGGGTATCTTAGCAAATCCTCTAGCTCAAAGGAACAATGGCAGCACATTGCTAATGACATTTACACTATTTTATGCTCCGGAAAGGACGACCAATGCTTGACAATTTTATCTTTGAGTTATAGTCACCTGCCCGTTTATCTGAAGCCATGTTTTCTTTATATGGGAACTTTTCCGGAAGATGAGGAGATCTCTGTTGGTGAGGTTATCCGACTTTGGGTTGCTGAGGGATTTCTGAAACCGAATAGGGTCCAAACTTTGGAAGAGATTGGGGAGAGTTACTTGAAGGATCTCGTTGACAGGAATCTCATTCTAGTTCATAGTTGGGGTGATAATGGGAATATACTACGTTTCAAAATCCATGATCTTGTAAGAGAGCTATGCTTGAAGGAGGCAGAGAAGGAGAAGTTTCTTTGCGTGTTGAAGCTGCTTGACAATGAGACTCCAAGATCCATAAACAGAGATCAACGCCGCCTTGTGATTCACGGAGGGACTTTAGATGAGGAGTTTTGTAAGAGCAGCCACTTTGATGCTCTCAAGTCGGCACCATTAGTCCGTTCTCTCATATGCGACGCACACGCACACAGCCTCCCTTTGGAGTTTAGATTGTTGAAGATACAAGCTGAGGTTAGTGAGTTTCCGAATGCCTGTGATGTATACTATCTAAAGGGCAGGTTCAGTCAACAACTTAATTTGCGGTACCTTCATCACAACATTTATTTCCGGGGTTCCCACCTCCTTTTTCCCTATGTTAATCTCCACTCATCGATATCCCTTGTGTGGAATTTGCAAACATTGATTCTTGGTGGCAACTTTCAGCAAATGATGGCACCACCTGAAATTTGGGAGATGCCACAGCTCAGGCATCTATTTGGTAATCTGATTCGTCTGCCTGATCCACCTCGAAGCAACAGACAACGGCACGGCCTTGTTTTGCAAAATCTACAGACACTTTTGAAAGTGGAGAATTTCATGTTGAGTGATGAGGTCTGCAAAAGGATTCCCAACATGAAGAATGTGCATATCATGTATGGCGTCTCATTCACTGCCTCAGGCTTAGCATGCTGTTCACATAATCTTGGCCGCCTCCGTAAGCTGGAATCATTGACATGCGCTTTCGCTGAAGAACGTTACTTTGGCCCAGGCCTCACATTCCCGGGTTCGCTACGGGAGCTGTGTTTAATAAGGTGTGTTCTTGGTTGGGAAGATTTGACAATAGTTGGTTCGTTGCCATTTCTTGTGGTTCTGAAACTGAGATTTTCGATTAAAGGGGAGGAGTGGAACCCTGTTGAGGGGGAATTCATTTGCTTGAAATACTTGGAGATTTGGTGTTGCGATGATTTAATTAAGTGGAATGCAGAGAGCTTCCACTTTCCAGTCTTGGAGAGTCTTGCATTTAGGCGCTTATCCAAGTTGGAAGAAATTCCCATGGGAGTTGGAGAAATACCAACACTTGGATACATTCAATTGGAGGAATGCAGTGTGGCTTCAACCATTTCTGCAATGAGAATATTAGTAGAACAAGAGAGTCTTGGGAACTTAAAGTGCGGCTGTGGCAACAAGAGGATCACCAGAGCTTCTGGGAAATGATGCAAGAAGAGGGTTTGAGCAGCAACAATCTTCGTCTTAGTAACTACATCTATATATCACATGTAGATCAAAGGGAATACTAACTTCTGTAGCATTTCTCTCACCAATTAATGTATATCGATCCACAATCATGAATTGAATTTAGAAGCCCTcaatcaattttgagttttaaaaTTGGATGAATTAATGTTCAAATTTGAGCTCCAAACTCGAGCAAAGTAAAATTATAGAACGGTTGAATCTACGACTAATAAAAAGATTGAGatcttaattattattttatttttttagagaaaagATTGAGATATTATTGAGAGACTTTGATGATCGAATATAATTTACAAGAAAATCCAAAGTTTGGGATTTAAATTGCAACTATTTCAATTGGATGGGCTTTAGCTGATTTTGATGTGTAATGAGTCCATGCTTGAATGCTTCGCGCGTTATGGACCTGACTGACAGTGTGACCAATTTGACCCAGCCTATCCCGCATTGTTATAGGTCGGGCCTGGGCAGACCAATACATTAAACTCAGCCCGTTTCACAATTATAGtaccaataaaaaaaatgtctagATTATTAATCAAACTTGGAATATaggagtatttaattattttaaactattttattttcttttataacaCATTTAATTTCTTGAGAATCTTATTTGATTCCAAAATCTAAATCACAAGTCCGCCTGAAACTTAAAAAAAGAGGAGTCGGAGGACCACTCGTCTGCACTCTCCCATCACCGTTCGCACTTATGagaattgatatttttatttataataataattgtcAAGTTTATTCAtaatatttgttaattttattcataataactgtcacttttattcatgattgttaattttattcaaaataacttTCACTTTCTCTCTTTCCCTGAGCATATAGTGAAAGAGAACTCTTGCAtgtatttgtttaaaaaaaatcaagaaaagtTGCGTGTAATTCTTCTTGAATGTGAAGCTAAATCTGCTCGACATCAACCTCCACACAAGATTCTGttattcaaattgtatttgatTGGTATATTCATACTCCTCGTAGAAGCTATATAGTATATTTGAAGACGATATAgtagatttcaaaatgacatcTATGTACCGATAAGGTTAGAACATGAATCGGAACACTATTTGGAAGCCTTGAAGTGGATGGACTCCTCTTTTACTTTCTTGTTGGCCTTGATCTCCAAATTATAGCATTCGGGTCTGGACATATTTGGTATGGAATTTTCTGAGGAGGAACATCAGGGACACTGCAATACAATTAATCATTCATTAAATTGAAATGCATTAAGTTCTAATCATTATAACTATGTTTCCTACCATACCCGAAAACTATGAAAAGGGTATTTTTATTAATGTTCAACATATATTACATCACATCAAATTCACCATATCATACACACTTACTCATTTAACAAATAGACAGTAAAATCATGCAATACTATGTCTTGATTATTCATTGCAATGCCACGACCTTTATATATATCTCTTTATCTACAATATGATCAAGATTTCTATAATACCTTGTTCATTTTCCTACCACGACATAATCAGCAAGTAGTGTATTTACCAAATAATGTTTAGCAAGTCTAGCAATCTCATTTACAACAACGACCACGTTCTTCGTGTTTGATCTGTTTTTATCCCAAATTATCAATCCATTACGAAAATGAAGCTATCAACACATAATCAACGTAACAAGACAAATAAATCTTTAATGTAAAATCCGCAAAAAATGATGAGTGGTCTCACCTAAGTACAGATATTTCAATCTGTGACAAGTCCATCGTAGTTGAACACCCTTGTATAGAAATAGTTGTAGATGTCAGACTTGTTGATGGTTCCTTGATGGCGAGGACCTTACAGTTCAAATGCCTTATGCTATTGTTTTGGAGTGATATGTACCTACATATATAACATGGGATGCAGAAACCATACAGAATTAGCATATCAAAGCCTATTCACATTTTACTGTGTAAAATGGTTTATTACTGAGCAGAATAAGCTTAAGATATGTTAAGTTGTTTTTTTCTCTTTGGTTGAACCTCCTGCTAATTGAATGTTGGTATTTCTTTTGGATAAATTgcaattagttttattttattagctTGATGGAGTAGTTGCAAGTTTTGTAAAGAAAGTGTTAACTTTTAGCAACAATAAGAGTGATTTCGAGTACGATTATGTCAACTTCCACTCTCCCACTCAAATTAAGGGACGAATGTTTATTTTGTCATTTTCAGCTTTTGGCTTGAAAAGAAAGCAGTTTACTTAtcccaaagaaaaaaaaaggtttttCTATTAGGATAAGTAATTGCAATGCGGGAAACACGAAACTCAGTTACGCAGTATTGAATACACAAGAAAAGTGATTGCTTAATCTAATTATTACAGCTAAATATTATAAGGAAAAACGAGCATCCAAGTGGCAAATCCTACACCTTAACCGTCCTAcgctaaataaaatatttcaccAAAAACATTATTGAAAATCACACTCTTTGAAATCGACACTCACGTCCACGTCAGTTCTAAATACTATCATATCTTTGCATCCTACTCGTATTTAGTATTTACACACGAGCAATACTTACGCAAAATGGGCTTTTAAAGGGCGACAACTCGTTTCACTTAGTAACTAAATAACTAGAATAATGCCCAACTAAAATCTAAATAGAGCGTTAAATTAAGTTGTTAAGTCATATAATAACCCAAATTATAATAGCAAAGAGGAATAAAATTCACCAATAGTAATTAGTAAACGACAGGCGAGAAAAGGCCGGCCATCAGAGGGCCCCACCCTTATAATTAACTTGTGCCTGTGTGTAATGTGGGGTGCTGACCAACTTTACATGACGAAACGCTCATTACCCACCACTGTATTTAATTCAAACTCAACCTTTCTCTTCACCTTTATTTTGACAAATACAAAAGGCTCAAATTATTTAAAGATCAACAGTTTGACAACATCTAACGTgctacataattaaaaaaaataaaaataccaatttaaaaaattactgTACATACCTGTAGAGGAAGCTCCGATCATGAAGCCCCACCACGAGCGTGGAGGCGCCGATTTCCCTCACGACGGCGGCGATTCTCCGCCCTTCCTCGTCGCCTTCCGTCACAACGATCTCAGTCTTGGTCTGCAATTGATTTGCACAATTCAATCAATCAATCTAATCAatcgagagagagtgagagagaagcGTAATAGGTACGTTGGGGAAGGCGTTGCAGATTTCTCTAAATGAGAGAGCTAATTGGAAGCCTTTGAGGCGAAGTCGTCGGAGCTTCTTCTTGCTCTTTGATCTTTGCGTTGGATACACGTGGAGGAGTGTGACCACGTCGCCGCAGCGGAGGATGTTGTGGAGCGCCCATTTGAGGGCTGTTatcgccacctccacctcctccacctcctccaccaccaccactatTTTCTCCATtccacggcggcggcggcgcgctcAGAGCCTTCTAATTTAGTTATATTTATGACTAAAAAGCTTCTTGAGTTTCTCTTGGACAGTTGATTGATAACTGATGAATTAGGAGAATAGAGTAATGAAGGTGACCCCACTGTTTGGGAAGGCCAAGGCTGAGTCGAAATATAGATAAATAGAcaattggggggtgggggacAAGATAAACCATTTTATATTCTCTGTCAATTGGGATTTGCATGAGCATTTATTTAAAAGTTTAGGACTATAAATCAAACTGTTATGATTTTCAAAGTTGGGTCTCCACTCTTGATTAGTAAAAAATTACTAATGCCAAGGAAATTCGGCATGTCTTACCTAGTACGAGTTTCgagtaaattaaaatttaaggctgttttgatggataaatttattcatgaaaaatggtggataacaaaaatttatatctttaaatgtctcttttctttttcaacatttgacaaAAAagtatttttccttccttattttcactttaagggttggtgtgataatattatccaccattgaagtgaaaataagaaaaggaaaatgcTCTTGTgtcaaatattgaaaaaaaaaaaagaagacatTTCAAGACATAAATtcttgttatccatcatttttcatgaacaaatttatccatcaaaatacACGCAGCCTAACTGAATAATTTGCGTATTATAGATGAGAGAAACAGTTTCAAGTAAATTAACatgtttcatataaaaaaacgTTGATGACATTTAAAATTGTAAGACAActacctctatatatatatatttaaatttaaataatgctTCTAAGAATAAGTAATGGCTATATGATTATTCAGATAGGCTTGAGGGGTATTTTATTAGTATACGTGTGGACCGTATATGACTTCCAGAGCCTGCTTTGTTGCATGATACTCATGCAGAAAGAGTGAGATTTAAATTTATAGTAATTCCGTAGATCAACAAAGAATTGTCAAACCAAGAGTTTGCAAATTCActataaataaagatataaaaatatataaatatggaTCCTGATCAACAATGTCGTTGTAGTATAGTGGTAAGTATTCCCGCCTGTCACGCgggtgacccgggttcgatccccggcaacggcgtagtttttgttttttattctaAATTTTGCCTTTTCTTTTCAGAAAATAGCTACagtaaaacttttatttgaaGTTGCAGTAAATATAGAAACAGATTAATTTAGAGGTTTAGAGATGGCAGCTTATGCAGCTCTAGTTATTCTTTTTTATCTATCTGTTTGCTTTTATTTTGATCAAAATTTTTGATAATTCATTTTTTCTCATAAAGTATAAGTTTGATTAGATCGATTCaattaacacacacacataaaccTCTCCGCCCCATTCCTCTTGTCTCACACACACAGAGAGGCGGAAAAATCCCTTAACCTAAAATTCACAGCGATGACGCTGTACGTGCTATACGAGTCCGCGTCGGGATACGGTCTCTTCTCAGCCGACGGAATTGATGAAATCGGCCAGAACACGGAGGCCGTCCGGAGCTCCGTCGTCGACCTGAACCGCTTCGGTAAGGTGGTCAAGCTCGCCGCCTTTACTCCGTATGACTCCGCGCTTGATGCGCTCAACCAGTGCAACGCCATCTCTGAAGGTCAAATGACTGATGAGCTGAGGAACTTTTTGGAGCTAACTTTACCCAAGGTCAAAGAGGGTAAGAAGCCAAAGTTTAGTTTGGGAGTGGGAGAGCCAAAACTGGGATCACATATTTTTGAAGTAACTAAGATTCCCTGCCAAAGTAATGAGTTTGTTCTTGAGCTCATTCGTTTGCATTTCGTTAGGTTCATTGAAAACCTAAAGCCTGGAGATTTGGAAAAAGCTCAACTTGGTCAGCAGAGCCAAGGTGAAGTTCAATGTGAACCGTGTGGACAACATGGTTATTCAAGCCATCTTTCTCCTGGATACCCTTGATAAAGATGTCAATTCCTTTTCCATGAGAGTGAGAGAATGGTACTCATGGCATTTCCCCGAACTGGTGAAGATTGTTAATGACAACTATCTGTATGCTAAAGTTGCAAAATACATACAAGACAAAGCACAGTTATCTGAGGACAAATTATCTGGCCTTACTGACATTGACATAGTAGGAGATGAAGATAAAGCAAAGGAGATTATCGAGGCTGCCAAAGCATCTATGGGTCAGGATTTGTCAccaatagatttaattaatgtcAAGCAATTTGCACAAAGAGTTATGGACCTTGCTGAGTACAGGAAGAAGCTCTATGATTATCTTGTTACATTGCGCCTAATTTGGCTGCATTGATTGGTGAGGTTGTTGGAGCACGTTTGATTTCCCACTAGTGTTTTACCCGTGATTACATATGTTATTAAAATTTGGTTTTGtttaactaattttttaaaagaaatataaatatatttttgttgaaagttattaaaattaaaataaagatataaaataataaaaatatcataacttattttaaaattcatccaTTTACGTAAAAGTTCATAGGATGTCTATACCTGATTAAGTAAGACATCGAACAATATAAGCATTTTATTGTAACATTCTGAAAGACACTTTTGTATaatctctaaaataaatgattttaaaatattttattatacaatttTTGTTATACCAACTATGTTACtgctaaaatatatttaagattaacattttaaattacttaaaaataaaggtgaaaataataataatacatgaaaaGACAATTGCAAACTTgtcatcttattattataaaatttggAACActtctttataatttatatacaacatttgtagAATTAATAATCTACTTTGTCTTCATTACATATCAAGATTTTCAGACTCCTTCGACTTGTAACTCTAGAAATAGTTACATAAAACTGATTGTGACTAAAAACAGGcctattaaaaaataaacccACATGAGAGAGtgattgaccttgacttttgtttATAGTCATTGCATAAGAAACAATAATAGGGAACTGCTGCCGTTGAAACTTGAGCGGTAGTCTTGGATCAACTGGTATCAGTGTCATCCTTGGTATCAATACTTGATGTCCTGCATTATGGTCTGTGAGAACTTTCccttccaaaataaaatagccTCATATTTAATTCATTGCAGATCTGCCATTATTtggttgcaatttttttttactaaagtCCACATATATGGTCGGCATGTTTGTGATTAGAGAAATGATgaatatcaaaagaagaagtgagTATAAGTAAAAATTTCACACCAAAAGTTAGTTTATATAGGCCACGGGGATACACATTTGATGagagatatatatgaaacttatatatttaatatattatattgaatgAGATGCTTTGATAATGGAGTTGATTTTGGTTTGAcgataataaaaagttgttacATTTTTTGGAGATATATATGGAATGTTGCCAAATTACACATTTCACACTATCACCTCTCTCTCTTAGATCTGACGTCATGCATGCCTGAGATAGAGCTTCTTCTTCGTCTCCTTTGTTTAGCTGTAAAGATGATACAAAAATCCCATTAATCATGCATACCAATCAATACCTTACTCtatttaatatgtatttcaTAATTTCGTTGATAGTTGATTGGTATATTGGTATTTTGATTTGTTAGACAAAACATAGAAACATAATCAATGTGGGTCATGATTTATGGAGATTTGATTGGATGATCTATTGTGTCGTGTTTAGCATTAAtaagaatattattattattattattattattattattattattattattattattattattattattattattattattattattattattattattattattattattgttgttgtttgtCATACTTTGcaaaaatcacaacaaaaaattaacaacAGCCTTATATAGCCCTTCTTTTGTTTATCTCCAAaagatataattgaaaataattagaaatCAATTTATGAGATAGcgtgtaaataaaaaataatttatatgagaTATTTCTACGAGttcgtaaataattttttattctcttgaaTTCAAAAACAATCTATAGTCTAAAATTGCGTGTAAATCAAAAAGAATATTCACTTTTGCAAATGACTACAAGATCCCatgcaatttatatgtatttatattttgaattttatttattggatgaatatttCTCACAAAAGACTTAATTGAAATTAGTGATCTACAaatttttacatataaatttcaaaTATAGATGATGGGAATAAATGTCGTtcaattaaatgtagatttaattacatttaattaagaatatatatatatatatatatatatatatatatatatatatatatcatcctatAAATTAGTCAACTTTTCAAATATAGatcaactttccaaaaataaattgagtaaaagggcgggaaatttttttggctagatggaccagcttttatatatgtatagatagatagatgcTGGCAGTCTTACGAACTAGGCAAAGTGTCCTTCTACTCTTCAGATCCTTGGTGCTGAGAAGGCTCTATTCAGGGCATTGAAAACCCAAGGAAACACTCCAAAGTATGGTCTTATATTTCATTCCTCATTCATCGGCCGTGCGTCTGCTAGAAATAAAGGCCGTATGCATGGCTCGCTATCTTGCTAACAAGTGTTCAATTGCCTCTCGCCTTGATTGTTTCTTAGAGAAATGTACTTGTGCATTCGGGGAGAAACTTCTTGAACAGGTTGAAGAACGACTAGACTTTTATGATAAGGGTGTTGCTCCTCGTAAAAACATCGATGTCATGAAGTCTGTCATTGAC
It contains:
- the LOC130992110 gene encoding putative late blight resistance protein homolog R1B-16, with the protein product MAAYAALVTLINLMEDMQNHPRLSPSLDNKQIKSLSKKVHFLLNFIETYNSHGGSKEAQDLERRIVSAAQEAEDVIESRIVNQILGDDDGETSPSFLLKKIKDARKKVVEKIQYKSRLEKVLEQMDCIKKKMMKIEMKDGMRDEPVLATSSRPRQTSMVGFEEELIQLMDVLTSQKSTRQIISIVGMGGAGKTTLTTNAFKNSLIEQHFDIRAWATVSQEYSARDILSQLLSHLGHSRDENDSELGEQLYKMLLGKRYLIVLDDMWSINAWDEIRFSLPDNGTRSRVVITTRLSNLASHVGSSSFVLKTLDKDESWKLFCEKAFGEDDCPPELLEIGKEIVEQCQGLPLSIVVIGGYLSKSSSSKEQWQHIANDIYTILCSGKDDQCLTILSLSYSHLPVYLKPCFLYMGTFPEDEEISVGEVIRLWVAEGFLKPNRVQTLEEIGESYLKDLVDRNLILVHSWGDNGNILRFKIHDLVRELCLKEAEKEKFLCVLKLLDNETPRSINRDQRRLVIHGGTLDEEFCKSSHFDALKSAPLVRSLICDAHAHSLPLEFRLLKIQAEVSEFPNACDVYYLKGRFSQQLNLRYLHHNIYFRGSHLLFPYVNLHSSISLVWNLQTLILGGNFQQMMAPPEIWEMPQLRHLFGNLIRLPDPPRSNRQRHGLVLQNLQTLLKVENFMLSDEVCKRIPNMKNVHIMYGVSFTASGLACCSHNLGRLRKLESLTCAFAEERYFGPGLTFPGSLRELCLIRCVLGWEDLTIVGSLPFLVVLKLRFSIKGEEWNPVEGEFICLKYLEIWCCDDLIKWNAESFHFPVLESLAFRRLSKLEEIPMGVGEIPTLGYIQLEECSVASTISAMRILVEQESLGNLKCGCGNKRITRASGK
- the LOC130992175 gene encoding uncharacterized protein LOC130992175, giving the protein MEKIVVVVEEVEEVEVAITALKWALHNILRCGDVVTLLHVYPTQRSKSKKKLRRLRLKGFQLALSFREICNAFPNTKTEIVVTEGDEEGRRIAAVVREIGASTLVVGLHDRSFLYRYISLQNNSIRHLNCKVLAIKEPSTSLTSTTISIQGCSTTMDLSQIEISVLSVPDVPPQKIPYQICPDPNAIIWRSRPTRK